From one Tetragenococcus osmophilus genomic stretch:
- a CDS encoding HU family DNA-binding protein, with the protein MKRDYTETSLYFQEVIPSMANKAELIEKVAETTDLTKKDATAAVDAVFSTIQDSLASGEKVQLIGFGNFEVRSRAERKGRNPQTGEEIKIPASNVPAFKPGKALKDAVK; encoded by the coding sequence ATTAAACGTGATTATACCGAAACATCATTATATTTTCAGGAGGTGATTCCATCCATGGCAAATAAAGCAGAATTAATCGAAAAAGTTGCAGAAACGACTGATTTAACTAAAAAAGATGCAACTGCTGCAGTTGATGCTGTATTTTCAACTATTCAAGATTCTCTAGCTAGCGGCGAAAAAGTTCAATTGATCGGTTTTGGTAACTTCGAAGTACGTTCTCGCGCAGAACGCAAAGGACGTAACCCACAAACTGGTGAAGAAATTAAGATCCCAGCAAGCAACGTACCAGCATTTAAACCTGGTAAAGCGTTAAAAGACGCTGTAAAATAA
- a CDS encoding SDR family oxidoreductase: MDNIYETQKEGQPKQSQPVQPGIESKMEPLPVQPLNYKGSGKLKGRTALITGGDSGIGRAVAIAYAKEGANIGIGYLNEDEDAQQTKAFVEDEGVKGLLLPGDVSDEATCQSIIEKTVAEFGQLDILVNVAGIQFVRNDIEDITAEQWHETFSTNIDSIFYLSKYAMKYLKQGSAIINTTSVNPYMGKPELIDYTSTKGAIVGFTRSLAQSVASKGIRVNMVAPGPIWTPLIPATFDEESVGNFGLEVPMGRPGQPADLAGSYVLLASDEGAYITGQCIHINGGQVMHS, translated from the coding sequence ATGGATAATATTTATGAAACACAAAAAGAGGGACAGCCCAAACAATCCCAACCTGTACAACCAGGTATTGAATCTAAGATGGAGCCACTACCTGTTCAGCCTTTAAACTATAAAGGAAGTGGAAAATTAAAAGGACGTACTGCTTTGATTACTGGCGGAGATAGTGGAATTGGTCGTGCCGTTGCAATAGCTTATGCTAAAGAAGGAGCTAATATCGGCATCGGTTATCTCAATGAAGATGAAGATGCACAACAAACAAAAGCATTTGTTGAAGATGAAGGTGTTAAAGGGCTATTGTTACCTGGGGATGTTTCCGATGAAGCTACTTGCCAATCTATTATTGAAAAGACTGTAGCTGAATTTGGGCAACTAGACATTCTAGTAAATGTAGCCGGTATCCAATTCGTTCGAAATGATATAGAAGATATTACAGCGGAACAATGGCATGAGACTTTCAGTACCAATATTGACTCCATCTTTTATTTGAGCAAGTATGCGATGAAATATCTTAAACAAGGAAGTGCCATCATCAATACTACTTCGGTTAATCCTTATATGGGCAAACCTGAATTGATTGATTATACTTCTACTAAGGGAGCGATTGTTGGTTTTACTAGAAGCCTTGCCCAAAGCGTAGCTTCTAAGGGAATCCGTGTAAATATGGTGGCCCCGGGCCCTATTTGGACGCCTTTAATTCCAGCTACTTTTGATGAAGAGTCCGTTGGTAACTTTGGTCTAGAAGTACCAATGGGAAGACCAGGGCAACCAGCAGACTTAGCTGGTTCTTATGTGCTTCTTGCTTCAGATGAAGGAGCTTATATTACGGGTCAATGTATTCACATCAATGGTGGTCAAGTTATGCATTCTTAA
- a CDS encoding tetratricopeptide repeat protein, which produces MTYSEKMLAALDQEDINEAQSQLKQALENDDEDILEELGETLLSMGFLDEAKQVFEHLKSRQPEQETMNLPLAEIAVENNETDLALELLEEVDATSELYPQALLITADLYQVLGVPEVSEAKLKEAARILPDESLIQFALAELYFSMDRLNEAEFIYQHLLELGEDEINSVSINERLGTTLSLEGDFENAVEYLENSLEEGQTDERLFQIAFVYRQLQDNDKSIHYLQELRSLNPQYQALYLPLAESLQEEELTEEAQTVAEEGIHENPYSVDLYHFASENSYRLHDAKKAEDFLLQALELGEKTDKTLLTLSNLYLNEERFEDVIDTINRMEDPQTPDALWDLAHAYNELEEFEQAAQYYDQASVSLKDEPDFMKEYGIFLREEGRLEEAKSYLSNYLEYEPGDMEATSILDDLSERW; this is translated from the coding sequence ATGACATATAGTGAAAAAATGCTTGCTGCATTAGACCAAGAAGATATAAACGAGGCACAATCCCAGTTAAAACAAGCCTTAGAAAATGACGATGAGGATATTTTAGAAGAATTAGGGGAAACTTTGCTTTCTATGGGCTTTTTAGATGAAGCAAAGCAAGTTTTCGAGCACTTAAAATCTCGTCAACCGGAACAAGAAACGATGAACCTGCCGCTAGCAGAAATAGCGGTGGAAAACAATGAAACAGATCTAGCGCTAGAGTTATTAGAAGAAGTAGATGCTACTAGTGAATTATATCCACAAGCTTTATTAATTACTGCTGATTTGTACCAAGTTTTAGGCGTTCCAGAGGTAAGTGAGGCAAAATTAAAAGAAGCAGCACGTATTCTCCCTGATGAGTCGCTTATCCAATTTGCTCTAGCAGAACTTTACTTTTCAATGGATCGCTTGAATGAAGCAGAATTTATTTATCAACATTTATTAGAATTAGGCGAAGATGAAATCAATAGTGTATCGATAAATGAACGATTAGGAACAACGCTTAGTTTAGAAGGTGATTTTGAAAATGCTGTTGAGTATTTAGAAAACTCTTTAGAAGAAGGGCAGACAGATGAACGACTTTTCCAAATAGCCTTTGTTTACCGGCAGTTACAAGATAACGATAAATCCATTCACTATTTACAAGAATTGCGCTCGTTAAACCCGCAATATCAAGCTTTGTATTTACCACTAGCTGAAAGCCTGCAAGAAGAAGAGCTAACAGAAGAAGCTCAGACGGTAGCGGAAGAAGGAATCCATGAAAATCCTTATTCAGTAGATTTGTACCATTTTGCTTCTGAGAATAGTTATCGTTTACACGATGCTAAAAAGGCAGAAGACTTTTTACTTCAAGCTCTAGAACTAGGCGAAAAGACAGATAAAACACTTTTGACACTTAGTAATTTGTATTTAAATGAAGAACGATTTGAAGATGTAATAGATACAATCAATCGGATGGAAGATCCTCAAACTCCTGACGCTTTATGGGATTTAGCCCACGCATATAATGAGTTAGAAGAATTTGAACAAGCTGCCCAATATTATGATCAAGCAAGCGTAAGTCTCAAAGATGAGCCAGACTTTATGAAAGAATATGGGATCTTCTTACGTGAAGAAGGGCGCTTAGAAGAAGCGAAATCTTATTTATCTAACTACTTGGAATATGAGCCAGGGGACATGGAGGCAACGTCGATTTTGGATGACTTATCAGAAAGATGGTGA
- a CDS encoding YpiB family protein has product MEIATLDKKRFLNWFVSHETFAKREVSWILNYLANHEAILKHVHFVEKARRTPRGLTLRTQRFYGEPITLYLGGQMFNDSDQIFHDIRLNWRDPLYIECQFTNPWDNELYLGVLEDNPYYRWNDTMDAQTLANVESYLKKEALQAEISELYKEIDQALEENDQKSFMELSEKVNQLLAQKEVNSHS; this is encoded by the coding sequence ATGGAAATAGCCACATTAGATAAAAAACGGTTCTTAAACTGGTTTGTCTCGCATGAAACTTTTGCTAAAAGAGAAGTTTCTTGGATATTAAATTATTTAGCAAATCATGAAGCGATTTTAAAACATGTTCACTTTGTTGAGAAAGCAAGACGTACACCTAGGGGATTAACATTACGTACACAACGTTTTTATGGAGAGCCTATTACTTTATATCTTGGTGGACAAATGTTTAATGATAGTGATCAAATTTTTCATGACATTCGTTTAAATTGGCGCGATCCGCTTTATATTGAATGTCAGTTTACTAATCCATGGGATAATGAGCTGTACTTAGGAGTGTTAGAAGATAATCCATACTATCGCTGGAATGATACAATGGATGCTCAGACATTAGCGAATGTGGAATCTTATTTGAAGAAGGAAGCTTTACAAGCAGAAATTAGCGAATTATATAAAGAAATTGATCAAGCCTTAGAAGAAAATGACCAAAAATCTTTTATGGAGCTTTCAGAAAAGGTAAATCAATTATTAGCGCAAAAAGAAGTAAATAGCCATTCTTAA
- a CDS encoding nucleotide pyrophosphohydrolase, which yields MQKEVDQYIQQFKSGYFTPLAQVARLTEEVGELAREVNHFYGEKQKKTTEAPNTVKEELGDILFVTLIMANSLNIDLTEVFENNMKKFNQRDYNRFERKDEQ from the coding sequence ATGCAAAAAGAAGTGGATCAATATATCCAACAATTTAAATCCGGATATTTTACGCCTTTAGCCCAAGTGGCGCGTCTTACTGAAGAAGTAGGAGAACTAGCTAGGGAAGTAAACCACTTTTATGGAGAAAAACAAAAAAAGACAACAGAAGCTCCGAATACTGTAAAAGAAGAACTAGGAGATATCTTATTTGTGACGCTTATCATGGCCAATTCATTAAATATTGATTTAACTGAAGTATTTGAAAATAATATGAAAAAATTCAATCAAAGGGATTACAATCGTTTCGAACGAAAAGATGAGCAGTAG
- a CDS encoding CCA tRNA nucleotidyltransferase: MKLGKIPAEFQQALPVLRKLTKAGHEAYFVGGSVRDVLLNHPIHDVDIATSAFPEEIKQIFPKTIDVGIDHGTVLVLEESGQYEITTFRTESSYQDFRRPDHVEFVRSLKEDLKRRDFTINAFALREDGEIVDLFNGLADLKQHILRAVGNPHERFFEDALRMIRGLRFVSQLGFTLEEDTFAAIKENNQLLEKISVERINIEFVKLLLGDYRNKGISAFISSQCFEYCPQLAGKSQELLALSHLPEMTINYESQAWVLLLDQLNVNETDIRSFLKKWKCSNEMIKTVQAVFHALQVRKQKEFTSELLYQLGEKQALLTEELLPFYGKEANPAKVRHDYQLLPIHSLKDLAVDGNDLMNYFDKKPGRWLKELLTFLERAVICRQVTNKKEVLLYIAEKKQIESAQ, from the coding sequence ATGAAATTAGGAAAAATCCCAGCTGAATTTCAACAAGCACTGCCTGTTTTAAGAAAGCTTACTAAAGCAGGTCACGAAGCTTATTTTGTCGGTGGAAGTGTACGTGATGTTTTATTAAACCATCCAATCCATGATGTAGATATTGCCACAAGTGCTTTTCCAGAAGAGATAAAACAAATTTTTCCCAAAACCATTGATGTTGGTATCGACCATGGAACGGTTTTAGTTTTAGAAGAGTCTGGACAATATGAGATTACTACTTTTCGTACAGAATCGAGCTACCAAGACTTCCGTCGGCCAGATCATGTTGAATTTGTGCGCTCATTAAAAGAAGACTTAAAACGCCGTGACTTTACTATTAACGCTTTTGCGCTTCGTGAAGATGGTGAAATTGTAGATTTATTTAATGGGCTAGCGGACTTAAAGCAGCATATTTTGCGCGCTGTAGGTAACCCTCATGAACGTTTTTTTGAAGATGCCTTACGTATGATACGGGGATTGCGTTTTGTCAGTCAGCTGGGCTTTACTTTGGAAGAAGACACTTTTGCGGCGATTAAAGAAAACAATCAGTTGTTAGAAAAAATTTCTGTTGAACGTATTAATATTGAATTTGTAAAACTCTTATTAGGAGATTATAGAAATAAGGGAATAAGCGCCTTTATTTCAAGTCAGTGTTTTGAATATTGTCCGCAATTGGCAGGCAAATCACAAGAATTGTTGGCTTTATCGCACTTACCAGAAATGACTATTAATTATGAAAGTCAAGCTTGGGTGCTATTGCTTGATCAATTAAATGTGAATGAAACAGATATACGAAGCTTTTTAAAAAAATGGAAATGCTCTAATGAAATGATTAAGACTGTGCAGGCAGTATTTCACGCTTTACAGGTCCGTAAACAAAAAGAGTTTACTTCTGAGCTATTATATCAACTTGGAGAAAAACAAGCGCTTCTAACTGAAGAATTACTTCCTTTTTATGGCAAAGAAGCAAATCCTGCAAAAGTGCGCCATGATTATCAGTTATTACCGATACATTCATTAAAAGATTTGGCTGTTGACGGAAATGATTTAATGAATTATTTTGATAAAAAACCTGGACGTTGGCTAAAAGAGCTATTAACTTTTTTAGAAAGAGCTGTTATTTGCCGCCAAGTAACAAATAAAAAAGAAGTTTTATTATATATAGCAGAAAAAAAGCAAATAGAATCGGCTCAATAG
- a CDS encoding DNA/RNA non-specific endonuclease, whose protein sequence is MANKRKKARPKTAKTLFVSLLLLIVFTATAGNVDLTRIDLNDLSSIVEVFETRNTLADYPQLDSLPDYNGDDEVVTLNDNHPFFSEEDLSLNDGTWQTFSDLDTKNRVGQANAMLHKKMMPKKERGDIAQVYPSGWKQKKTTDGQWLYNRSHLIGFQLTGENDNWKNLFTGTQQMNQGPMREYEEEVATYLKESDHHVRYRVTPLFKEGELVPRGVEMEAQSVEDDQLQFNIYIYNVQEDYQINYETGTSKKAS, encoded by the coding sequence ATGGCCAATAAAAGAAAAAAGGCAAGACCTAAAACAGCTAAAACACTGTTTGTTTCTTTACTACTTCTTATTGTATTTACAGCTACGGCTGGAAATGTCGATTTAACACGTATTGATCTAAATGACTTGAGTTCTATTGTTGAGGTATTTGAAACAAGAAACACTTTAGCCGATTACCCACAGCTAGATTCACTTCCAGATTACAATGGAGATGACGAGGTCGTCACTTTAAATGATAATCACCCCTTCTTTAGTGAAGAAGACTTATCCTTAAATGATGGCACTTGGCAAACGTTTTCTGATTTGGATACTAAAAATCGTGTTGGGCAAGCAAATGCGATGTTACATAAAAAAATGATGCCCAAAAAAGAACGCGGCGACATTGCTCAGGTTTATCCATCGGGATGGAAACAAAAGAAGACGACAGATGGGCAGTGGTTATATAATCGGTCTCATTTGATTGGTTTTCAATTAACAGGCGAAAATGATAATTGGAAAAACTTGTTTACCGGAACTCAGCAGATGAACCAAGGCCCTATGAGAGAATACGAAGAAGAGGTAGCTACCTACTTAAAAGAATCCGATCATCATGTTCGTTATCGGGTCACTCCCTTATTTAAGGAAGGTGAACTGGTTCCTAGAGGTGTTGAGATGGAAGCTCAAAGCGTTGAAGATGACCAGCTACAATTTAATATTTATATATATAATGTGCAAGAAGATTATCAAATTAATTATGAAACAGGGACTTCAAAGAAAGCTTCTTAA
- a CDS encoding LysM peptidoglycan-binding domain-containing protein produces the protein MKMSKTLLFSTVLTAGATLALGTSNANADEVYTVQSNDSLSKISNKFAGDNSLVNQIAEDNDIENANMIFAGTQLTIATDGSSSKKAPVQQEEKAEQPAQQQTQQKQVKQAPKKQESNSNQSYSGDSSSAKEWIAQKESSGSYSATNGRYIGRYQLDSSYLNGDHSKANQEKVADNYVNNRYGGWDGAKTFWQANGWY, from the coding sequence ATGAAAATGAGTAAAACTTTATTATTTAGCACAGTATTAACAGCAGGAGCAACTTTAGCGCTTGGTACAAGTAATGCGAATGCAGATGAAGTTTATACTGTTCAATCAAACGATTCATTGTCAAAAATTTCAAATAAATTTGCAGGCGACAATAGTTTGGTTAACCAAATTGCAGAAGATAACGATATCGAAAATGCAAACATGATCTTTGCTGGAACTCAATTGACAATCGCAACAGATGGTTCTTCTAGCAAAAAAGCTCCAGTACAACAAGAAGAAAAAGCTGAACAACCAGCTCAACAACAAACACAACAAAAACAAGTTAAACAAGCACCTAAAAAACAAGAATCAAATTCAAACCAATCTTATTCAGGAGATTCATCTTCTGCTAAAGAATGGATTGCACAAAAAGAATCTAGCGGTTCATACTCTGCAACAAATGGTCGTTACATTGGACGTTATCAATTAGATTCTTCCTACTTAAACGGTGACCACTCTAAAGCTAACCAAGAAAAAGTAGCTGATAACTATGTTAATAATCGCTACGGCGGTTGGGACGGAGCTAAAACTTTCTGGCAAGCAAATGGTTGGTACTAA
- the rpmG gene encoding 50S ribosomal protein L33, whose translation MRVNITLECTSCKERNYLTSKNKRNNPDRLEKRKYCPRERKVTLHRETK comes from the coding sequence ATGCGAGTTAACATTACTTTAGAATGCACTTCTTGCAAAGAACGTAATTATTTAACAAGTAAAAACAAACGTAACAATCCTGACCGCTTGGAAAAAAGAAAGTATTGTCCACGTGAAAGAAAAGTTACTTTGCATCGCGAAACGAAATAG
- a CDS encoding 5-formyltetrahydrofolate cyclo-ligase produces the protein MDKELLREKGMQRLKNLAEHLDQKQKKEKQITTLLFHSQLWKEAKTIAMVRSQSFEFNTQPIMDKALQEGKKVAVPKTLPNRQLGFYEVDENTTYQFSNFGIEEPLSGGIVNKENIDLMLVPGLIFSKSGYRIGFGKGYYDRFLEDFSGKTCGLAFAEQLNNDWQPENFDQPVSRVYTDTLERSFVYE, from the coding sequence ATGGATAAAGAACTATTAAGAGAAAAAGGAATGCAACGATTAAAAAATTTGGCAGAACATTTAGATCAAAAGCAAAAAAAAGAAAAGCAAATTACTACCTTACTTTTTCATTCTCAGTTATGGAAAGAAGCAAAAACAATTGCTATGGTGCGCTCACAGTCATTTGAATTTAACACCCAACCGATTATGGACAAAGCACTGCAAGAAGGAAAAAAAGTCGCGGTTCCTAAAACTTTACCTAATCGTCAGTTGGGCTTTTATGAAGTGGATGAAAATACGACTTATCAATTTTCCAATTTTGGAATTGAAGAACCTCTTAGTGGCGGCATTGTAAATAAAGAAAATATTGATTTGATGTTAGTTCCAGGCTTGATTTTTTCTAAGAGTGGATATCGCATTGGTTTTGGCAAAGGATATTATGATCGTTTTTTAGAAGATTTTTCTGGAAAAACTTGCGGGCTGGCATTTGCAGAACAGCTGAATAATGATTGGCAGCCAGAAAATTTTGATCAACCTGTTTCACGGGTCTATACAGATACCCTTGAAAGGAGCTTTGTTTATGAATAA
- a CDS encoding rhomboid family intramembrane serine protease, translating to MNNIQFRRWLNQPIITYLFLGIQIFVFLVSYLFPGMIESQGVMFGPFVVYYSQFWRFITPMFIHFGLMHFVVNSVVLYFMGARLEAVYGHLRYFFIYLLSGISGNLLSFAFNEAGVQSAGSSTALFGLFGAFAILGIHYKNNYVIQILVRRFTLFIGISLLFNLLDSSVDIWGHIGGLLGGVLLGNVFGLPKRLQDYSIHIRIISGIGFVFLVVFCLIYGFKKYQLLV from the coding sequence ATGAATAATATACAGTTTCGCCGTTGGCTTAATCAGCCTATCATTACCTATTTATTTTTAGGTATACAAATTTTTGTTTTTCTAGTCTCTTATCTTTTTCCTGGCATGATTGAGTCTCAAGGCGTAATGTTTGGTCCTTTTGTCGTATATTATTCTCAATTTTGGCGTTTTATTACACCGATGTTTATTCATTTTGGTTTAATGCATTTCGTAGTAAATTCTGTTGTCTTGTATTTTATGGGGGCACGTTTAGAAGCAGTCTATGGCCATCTACGCTACTTTTTTATTTATCTGTTAAGTGGTATTTCGGGTAATTTATTAAGTTTTGCTTTTAATGAAGCAGGTGTACAATCAGCTGGTTCTAGTACAGCATTATTTGGTTTATTTGGGGCCTTTGCAATTTTAGGGATTCACTATAAAAATAATTACGTTATTCAAATATTAGTGCGTCGATTTACTTTATTTATCGGAATAAGTTTGCTTTTTAACTTACTTGATAGTTCTGTAGATATTTGGGGCCATATTGGTGGTTTGCTTGGCGGTGTTCTTTTAGGTAATGTGTTTGGTTTGCCAAAACGTTTACAAGATTATTCTATCCATATTCGTATTATTTCAGGTATTGGGTTTGTATTTTTGGTGGTATTTTGCTTGATCTATGGTTTTAAAAAATATCAATTACTAGTATAA
- a CDS encoding YqgQ family protein: MDSLYDVQQLLKRFGIIVYVGKRIYDIELMSIELKKLFEARLIDQKTYLNAKNILLREHRIEESRENQ, from the coding sequence ATGGATAGTCTTTATGATGTACAACAGTTATTGAAACGTTTTGGTATCATTGTTTATGTAGGAAAGCGGATCTATGACATCGAACTAATGAGTATTGAACTAAAAAAACTTTTTGAAGCTCGATTAATTGATCAAAAAACTTATTTAAATGCTAAAAACATTTTGTTAAGAGAACATCGTATTGAAGAAAGTAGGGAGAATCAATAA
- a CDS encoding ROK family glucokinase, with amino-acid sequence MADKKIMGIDLGGTTVKFAILTMNGEIQQKWSIQTNILDEGTHIVPDIVDSINHHLHLYGMKANDFIGIGMGTPGSVDRQQGTVVGAYNLNWKTSQPVKEQIEKGTGIAFTLDNDANVAALGERWQGAGDNESDVVFITLGTGVGGGIVMEDDLLHGIAGCAGEIGHITVDPDGFECTCGKKGCLETIASATGIVRVARQLSEEYAGPSVLKQRLDNGEELTSKDVFELAEEEDQFALMVVDHICFYLGLACGNIGNLLNPSTLILGGGVSAAGEFLRSKVANYFKQFTFPQVTESTKIKLAQLGNDAGIIGAASLALKLQN; translated from the coding sequence ATGGCTGACAAAAAGATTATGGGAATTGATTTAGGTGGAACCACAGTAAAGTTTGCTATTTTAACAATGAATGGTGAAATTCAACAAAAGTGGAGTATACAAACCAATATTTTAGATGAAGGCACTCATATTGTTCCTGATATCGTAGACTCGATTAACCATCATTTGCATTTATATGGCATGAAAGCTAACGATTTTATTGGTATCGGTATGGGAACTCCTGGAAGCGTCGACCGACAACAGGGCACAGTAGTTGGTGCTTATAACTTAAATTGGAAAACGTCTCAACCAGTAAAAGAACAAATTGAAAAGGGAACAGGTATTGCATTTACATTAGATAATGACGCGAATGTGGCAGCTTTAGGTGAACGCTGGCAGGGAGCTGGTGATAATGAATCCGATGTAGTGTTTATCACTCTAGGAACTGGCGTTGGTGGCGGTATTGTGATGGAAGATGATCTTTTACATGGGATAGCCGGTTGCGCAGGTGAAATTGGACATATCACAGTAGACCCGGATGGTTTTGAATGTACTTGTGGGAAAAAAGGGTGTTTAGAAACAATTGCTAGTGCTACAGGTATCGTTCGAGTAGCTCGTCAGCTTTCAGAAGAATACGCAGGCCCTTCTGTGTTAAAACAACGTTTGGATAATGGAGAAGAATTGACCAGTAAAGACGTTTTCGAATTGGCTGAAGAAGAGGATCAATTTGCCTTAATGGTAGTCGATCATATTTGTTTTTATTTAGGATTAGCCTGTGGTAATATTGGAAATCTTTTAAATCCGTCGACGTTAATATTGGGCGGTGGTGTTTCGGCAGCAGGAGAGTTTCTCCGTAGCAAGGTAGCGAATTATTTTAAACAATTTACTTTCCCTCAAGTAACCGAAAGCACAAAAATAAAATTAGCGCAACTAGGAAACGACGCAGGAATCATTGGCGCAGCTTCACTAGCGTTGAAATTACAAAATTAG
- a CDS encoding rhodanese-like domain-containing protein has product MNFLQTLTLILAAILIAMGINWLYFYIQGRRSAKIIDQETFRQGMRKAQVIDVREKKEFDGSHILGARNIPYTLLNNSMASIRKDLPVYLYDTGKSLSVRAANKLRKNGYTDIYILKEGFNGWQGKKKSKKTV; this is encoded by the coding sequence ATGAATTTTTTGCAAACTTTGACACTTATTTTAGCAGCTATTTTAATCGCTATGGGGATTAATTGGTTATATTTTTATATTCAAGGGAGACGATCGGCTAAAATTATTGACCAAGAAACGTTCCGCCAAGGGATGAGAAAAGCGCAAGTGATTGATGTTCGTGAAAAAAAAGAGTTTGACGGCAGTCATATCTTAGGAGCAAGAAATATCCCTTATACTTTATTGAATAATTCCATGGCTTCTATTCGAAAGGACTTGCCTGTTTATTTATATGACACAGGAAAATCATTAAGTGTACGTGCAGCAAATAAATTACGTAAGAACGGATATACGGATATTTATATCTTAAAAGAAGGTTTTAACGGTTGGCAAGGGAAGAAAAAATCTAAAAAAACAGTATAA
- a CDS encoding DUF3042 family protein → MKKFTFGFIVGSLATTAATACLVKTVKKQVIEPIEEKEAMIEANRKKARRKSFAR, encoded by the coding sequence ATGAAAAAATTTACTTTTGGTTTTATTGTTGGCTCTTTAGCAACAACTGCTGCTACTGCTTGTTTAGTAAAAACAGTTAAAAAACAAGTAATCGAGCCAATTGAAGAAAAAGAAGCGATGATTGAAGCAAACCGCAAGAAAGCTCGTCGCAAAAGCTTTGCTAGATAG
- the galE gene encoding UDP-glucose 4-epimerase GalE, giving the protein MTVLVLGGAGYIGSHAVDQLIHQGYEVAVIDNLLTGHQAALHPKATFYKGDIRDKEFVRFVFAKETIEGVIHFAASSLVGESVEKPLKYFNNNVSGTEIVLEVMREFSVKHIVFSSTAATYGEPEENPITENTPTNPKNPYGESKLMMEKMMRWCDEAYGIKFVALRYFNVAGAKADASIGEDHNPETHLVPIILEVALGQRKQLAIFGDDYNTEDGTCVRDYVHVEDLIAAHILALEYLKAGNKSDVFNLGSNSGYSVRQMLEAARQVTNKEIPAEVAPRRAGDPATLVAASDKAKTILGWQPQYTNIKEIIETAWKWQVNHPYGYQEKGDAKDD; this is encoded by the coding sequence ATGACAGTTTTAGTATTAGGCGGTGCAGGATATATCGGCTCACACGCTGTAGATCAATTAATTCATCAAGGATACGAGGTCGCTGTAATCGATAATTTGTTAACAGGTCATCAAGCAGCACTTCATCCAAAAGCAACTTTTTATAAAGGAGATATCCGCGATAAAGAATTCGTGCGTTTTGTGTTTGCTAAAGAAACTATTGAAGGGGTCATCCATTTTGCGGCTAGTTCATTAGTGGGCGAATCTGTCGAAAAACCGTTGAAATACTTTAATAATAATGTCTCCGGTACTGAAATTGTATTGGAAGTTATGCGGGAATTTAGCGTAAAACACATCGTCTTTTCTTCCACAGCTGCGACATACGGTGAGCCTGAAGAAAACCCTATTACGGAGAATACGCCAACGAACCCTAAGAATCCTTATGGGGAAAGCAAATTGATGATGGAAAAAATGATGCGTTGGTGTGATGAAGCCTATGGGATCAAATTTGTTGCACTGCGTTATTTCAACGTAGCAGGGGCCAAAGCAGACGCCTCAATTGGTGAAGATCATAATCCGGAAACGCATTTAGTTCCTATTATTTTAGAAGTGGCTCTTGGCCAAAGAAAGCAATTAGCTATTTTTGGGGATGACTATAATACAGAAGACGGCACTTGTGTGAGAGACTATGTCCACGTGGAAGATCTGATTGCCGCGCATATATTGGCTTTAGAGTACTTAAAAGCGGGGAATAAGAGCGATGTTTTCAACTTAGGGAGTAATTCAGGCTATTCTGTTAGACAAATGTTAGAAGCCGCTAGACAAGTAACAAATAAAGAGATCCCAGCTGAAGTAGCTCCTAGACGTGCAGGTGATCCTGCTACCTTAGTTGCTGCTAGTGATAAGGCCAAAACAATTCTAGGTTGGCAACCTCAATATACAAATATAAAAGAAATTATTGAGACAGCTTGGAAGTGGCAGGTCAACCATCCTTATGGTTACCAAGAAAAAGGAGATGCCAAAGATGATTAG